One genomic segment of Thermodesulfovibrionales bacterium includes these proteins:
- a CDS encoding nuclear transport factor 2 family protein: MATTKDVIERHLKCFGEGDLTGILSDYAMDAVLFTPNGPLKGPDAIRPIFEQLLAEFGKPGAAFSMKLQSVEGDYAYILWTAQTADNVYELATDTFVVRDGKIVAQSFTGKITPKG; this comes from the coding sequence ATGGCTACAACGAAGGACGTGATAGAACGCCACTTGAAGTGTTTTGGCGAGGGGGACCTCACGGGTATTCTGTCTGACTACGCAATGGATGCGGTTCTCTTTACGCCGAATGGCCCGCTCAAGGGCCCCGACGCGATCAGGCCGATATTTGAGCAGCTGCTTGCGGAGTTCGGAAAACCCGGGGCCGCATTCTCCATGAAGCTGCAGTCGGTCGAAGGCGACTATGCCTACATTCTTTGGACAGCTCAGACGGCCGACAATGTCTACGAACTGGCAACCGACACGTTCGTCGTGCGGGACGGCAAGATCGTTGCCCAGTCATTCACCGGCAAGATTACGCCCAAGGGCTGA